In a single window of the Acetivibrio cellulolyticus CD2 genome:
- a CDS encoding peptidylprolyl isomerase, translated as MENTEVKNPVVTIEMENGGTIKAELYPDIAPNTVKSFISLINKGFYNGIIFHRVIPGFMIQGGDPEGIGIGGPGYSIRGEFNSNGFKNDLKHSRGVLSMARSRERNSAGSQFFIMVKDSSHLDGEYAAFGKVIEGMEVADKIVAAKRDRSDKPLEPQKMKNVTVELFGKEYGEPEVM; from the coding sequence ATGGAAAACACAGAAGTTAAAAATCCGGTAGTTACAATCGAGATGGAGAATGGAGGAACAATTAAGGCTGAGTTGTACCCGGACATAGCTCCTAACACTGTTAAAAGCTTTATTTCCCTAATTAATAAAGGTTTTTACAATGGAATTATATTTCACAGGGTTATACCTGGTTTTATGATACAGGGTGGTGACCCTGAAGGAATTGGTATAGGTGGTCCCGGATATTCAATCAGAGGTGAATTCAACTCCAATGGTTTCAAAAATGACCTTAAACATAGCAGGGGAGTTCTGTCTATGGCAAGATCACGTGAGAGAAATTCTGCAGGATCTCAGTTTTTTATTATGGTAAAGGATTCTTCGCACTTAGATGGAGAGTACGCAGCATTTGGGAAGGTTATTGAGGGAATGGAAGTGGCTGATAAGATAGTTGCAGCAAAAAGAGACAGATCTGATAAACCTTTGGAGCCACAAAAAATGAAAAATGTAACCGTTGAGCTCTTCGGAAAAGAATACGGTGAGCCGGAAGTTATGTAA